From Verrucomicrobia bacterium S94, the proteins below share one genomic window:
- the gatC gene encoding Asp-tRNA(Asn)/Glu-tRNA(Gln) amidotransferase subunit GatC, with amino-acid sequence MSEENNGIDVGYVAKLACIDLTEEEKDLFHGQLEQVLHYVEQLNELDVSNVEPTAHAIPVFNVFRKDEVGTSLDHQEVMANAPSVADGQIRVPKIIDQ; translated from the coding sequence ATGTCCGAAGAAAATAACGGGATAGATGTGGGGTATGTTGCGAAACTGGCCTGCATTGATCTGACCGAAGAAGAAAAAGATCTGTTTCATGGCCAGCTCGAACAGGTGCTGCACTATGTTGAACAGCTGAATGAGCTCGATGTTTCCAATGTTGAACCGACGGCACACGCCATTCCGGTTTTCAATGTTTTCCGTAAAGACGAGGTCGGCACCAGCCTGGATCACCAGGAGGTCATGGCCAATGCTCCGTCCGTTGCCGACGGTCAGATTCGTGTCCCCAAAATTATCGACCAGTAG
- a CDS encoding exosortase-associated EpsI family protein, whose amino-acid sequence MEKSLFKPFLTVVILMTVAVFALAFTVGVELDFVPGVKMELPQEVKNWHGNQLKFCHNPDACAKDYRDASFYVSELEIPDICPKCGATLYNMARAEKEQLPEDTEFVKSAYTNAAGTRLFTSIVLSGTARDSIHRPQRCLKGQGNTLDGEYNLEVPIEGRDPLTVRVIKTSRTFRTEEGEKPYYSFYAYWFVGQDHETPSHYARMFWLAWDRVVRSKANRWAYIAVQGEREAEGTAYEKDLISFIQEMYPYILTESMRKKAYGD is encoded by the coding sequence ATGGAAAAAAGCCTATTTAAACCGTTCCTGACGGTTGTCATTCTGATGACGGTGGCGGTGTTTGCGCTTGCTTTTACGGTGGGGGTGGAGCTCGACTTTGTTCCGGGGGTGAAAATGGAACTCCCGCAGGAAGTGAAAAACTGGCATGGGAATCAGTTGAAATTCTGTCATAACCCTGATGCGTGCGCCAAAGATTACCGTGATGCATCGTTTTATGTCAGCGAACTTGAGATTCCGGATATTTGTCCGAAATGCGGGGCAACCCTTTACAATATGGCCCGGGCTGAAAAAGAGCAGCTGCCGGAGGATACGGAATTTGTAAAGTCCGCCTATACGAATGCTGCCGGAACTCGGCTTTTCACTTCGATTGTTCTTTCGGGAACCGCGCGCGATTCGATTCACCGTCCGCAGCGCTGTCTTAAAGGGCAGGGAAATACCCTCGATGGGGAATATAATCTTGAAGTGCCGATTGAAGGGCGCGATCCGCTGACGGTGCGGGTCATTAAAACCTCGCGTACTTTTCGGACGGAAGAGGGCGAAAAACCATACTATTCATTTTATGCCTACTGGTTTGTGGGGCAGGACCACGAAACGCCATCGCATTATGCCCGGATGTTCTGGCTGGCCTGGGACCGTGTTGTCCGGTCGAAGGCCAATCGCTGGGCCTATATTGCCGTACAGGGCGAGCGGGAGGCTGAAGGGACGGCGTACGAAAAGGATCTCATCAGTTTCATTCAGGAGATGTATCCGTATATTCTCACTGAAAGTATGCGGAAAAAGGCCTATGGCGATTAA
- a CDS encoding exosortase/archaeosortase family protein, which yields MEEVKTSNALIWSDRWRLGALSKTELMNIGFASVIIGMLFVLFHLFGNTVENVDSKSAFVWMVARWGDKISFGADYSHGYLIPFVSLGVIWYKREDFFAAKKRSSYWGLVVVIGSLFIHWLGAKMQQPRLSLMALIGLIWGIPFYFYGWEVAKLLIFPCSYLIFCVPLNFLDALSGPLQRVATTMGHNILTDMGIQVQRVGTQLISDYFQLNVEAACSGLRSLLAMTALTAVYAYFTQKTFVKKWLLFLCCIPIAVAGNIGRIISIALVSITTGQEFGTTLHHDWSGYVLFTVAISLMVGFGKLLDVNYKELFVSWKKAYLNRS from the coding sequence ATGGAAGAAGTTAAAACCTCAAATGCGTTGATCTGGAGCGACCGTTGGCGTCTGGGGGCGCTGTCGAAGACGGAGCTGATGAATATCGGCTTTGCGTCGGTGATCATCGGCATGCTGTTTGTGCTGTTTCATCTGTTTGGAAATACGGTTGAGAATGTGGACAGTAAGTCGGCGTTTGTCTGGATGGTTGCCCGCTGGGGAGATAAAATTTCGTTCGGTGCGGACTATTCGCACGGCTATCTGATCCCGTTTGTTAGTCTGGGTGTGATCTGGTACAAGCGGGAGGATTTTTTTGCGGCGAAGAAGAGGAGCTCTTATTGGGGACTGGTTGTAGTAATCGGTTCTCTTTTTATTCACTGGCTGGGTGCAAAAATGCAGCAGCCGCGTTTGTCGCTGATGGCACTGATCGGTCTGATCTGGGGGATCCCGTTTTATTTTTATGGCTGGGAAGTGGCGAAACTGCTGATTTTTCCGTGTTCGTATCTGATTTTCTGTGTTCCGCTTAACTTTCTGGATGCGCTGTCCGGGCCGTTGCAGCGGGTCGCGACAACGATGGGGCACAACATTCTCACCGATATGGGGATTCAGGTGCAGCGGGTCGGTACGCAGCTGATTTCTGATTATTTCCAGCTGAATGTGGAGGCCGCATGTTCGGGGTTGCGGTCATTGCTGGCTATGACGGCACTGACGGCGGTTTATGCCTATTTTACTCAGAAAACCTTTGTGAAGAAATGGCTGCTTTTTCTCTGCTGCATTCCGATTGCGGTTGCAGGTAACATCGGCCGTATTATCTCTATTGCGCTGGTGTCGATCACTACCGGGCAGGAATTCGGTACCACGCTGCATCATGACTGGTCAGGCTATGTGCTGTTTACCGTAGCGATCAGCCTGATGGTCGGTTTCGGAAAGCTACTGGATGTAAATTATAAGGAACTCTTTGTATCATGGAAAAAAGCCTATTTAAACCGTTCCTGA